AAACCAAGCCAAATAAACACTAAAATTATTATTTTTAATCGACTTTATTGCAAAAAAGATAGTAAAATACTAATATATTACAGTTTTTTAAGAGGTAATTAAAATGAAAAAACAAAAGAAAGTTTCTGAAATTTGTATCATAGGAATGGGAAGATACGGTCAAAGTGTTGTTAATAATTTGCTAAAAAAATCAGCTGACATCAGTTTAACTTTAATAGATAAAGATGAAAAAAATCTAGCAAGTTATAAAAATGAAGTTTCAAAAATTTATGTTGCTGATGGTGCGGATCCTAAAGTTCTTAAATCATTAGGAATAATAGACAGTGACGCAATTGTTGTTGCAACTGGAGATAATGTAGAAATAGTTGCTTCATTGCAAGAAATTGGTGTAAAAAATATCATAGGAAGAGCAAACAGCGAAAGACATGCTAGAGTTTTAAGACAAATAGGAGTAAATCAAATTATTAGTCCTGAACAAGAAGCAGGGATTAAGACAGCAATAATCGTTGCAAATCAATCTTTTTTAAGATACTCTCAAGATCTAGAAGATATTGGAGAAGATTTTGTAATTGGGACATGTTATATTAAAAACGAAGAAATTTTTGATAAGCAAATTAAAGATTTAGATTTAAGAAAAAGAAACGCCAACATCGTTTTAATTCAAAGACAAAACACAAGTTTTTTACCAGATGGTAATTTTAGAATTCAAAAAGATGATTTAATTACTGCTATTGCTAAAGTTGAAGATTTAAATAGCGTTTTTGACTGATTTTCAGAATACGAATAATTGTTTTTGTATAATAATTAAAATATCCTTACAAAATAGGGTATTTTTTGTATTTAAAAGCATTTTAAAAATTTAAAAATTATTCAGCAATTATTTTTTTAAATTTTAAGTGTTGTTTTGTTATAAAATTATTAAATATAATTTAATATTTTAAATTAGATGGTTGGGGGAAAAATGAAAACAAATTATATTTTTGTAACTGGTGGTGTAATCAGTGGTATTGGAAAAGGAATAAATGCAGCAAGTATAGGAAGATTGTTGAAGGCACGTGGATTTAATGTATTTTCAATGAAGTTAGACCCATACTTAAATGTTGATCCTGGTGTTTTAAGTCCATTTGAACATGGAGAAGTTTATGTAACTGAAGATGGTGGAGAAACTGACTTAGATTTAGGACATTATGAAAGATTTATTGGTGAAAATTTAAGTAAATTATCATCAGTTACAAGTGGAAAAATATTCCAAAAATTACTTCACAAAGAACGTGATGGAAAATTTGAAGGAAAAACAGTTCAAATAGTACCTCATTTTACAGATGAAATTGAAAAAATAATTTTGGATATTGAAAAAAATAAAAATCCTGACTTTGCAATTATAGAAATTGGTGGAACTGTTGGTGATTTAGAAAGTAATTCATTTTTCTATGCACTTGCACAAATAAGATATAAAATGCGTGATAGAGTATTTTTTGTTCATACATCATATGTTCCGTTTTTAGAAGCAAGTGGAGATTTTAAATCAAAACCTACTCAGCATTCAATTAGTTTATTAAGAGAATTAGGGATAAATCCTAATCTTGTGTTTTTAAGAAGCCACAAAACTCCAAGTGATTATGTTGTACAAAAAGTTGCAAAATATACTTTTTTAAATGAAGAGAACATCATTCCAGTTCCTGATTTTAAACAAGTTTATAAAATGCCTTTATATTTAGAAAAACACAAGGTAAGCCAAATAATTTTAAAGTATTTCAATATTAAAAACAAAAAACCAGATCTTAAAAATTGAAAACATTTTGTTTCATTGATTGACAAAAAATATGAAACAAAATTAAATATAGCAATGGTGGGAAAATACACAACATTTGAAGATGCATACAAATCAATTATTGAAGCTTTAAAAATATCAAGTGCTTATTCAAATGTAAATATTGCACTTAAATGAATTGAATCTGAAAAAATTAAAGATGATGAAGATGCAAAACAAAGTCTTGAAAATATTGATGGTGTAATTATTTTACCTGGATTTGGTTCAAGAGGTATTGAAGGAAAAATTAAAATCGCAAACTATACAAGACAAAATTTAATTCCAACATTAGGGATTTGTCTTGGTATGCAAATTATGTCAATTAATCAAGCAAGATTAAAAGGCATAAAAAATGCAACAAGTTATGAATTTAAAACAGATAATAAAGATGAAGTTTATGTTTTAGATTACATAAGAGGAAAAGATTCAAGCGATGCAATTGGTGGTACTTTAAGATTAGGTGCTAGTGATACAAAAATTAAAAAAGACACATTAGCATTTAGTATTTACCAAAAAGAAATTGTTAGTGAAAGACATAG
The nucleotide sequence above comes from Mycoplasma zalophi. Encoded proteins:
- a CDS encoding potassium channel family protein produces the protein MKKQKKVSEICIIGMGRYGQSVVNNLLKKSADISLTLIDKDEKNLASYKNEVSKIYVADGADPKVLKSLGIIDSDAIVVATGDNVEIVASLQEIGVKNIIGRANSERHARVLRQIGVNQIISPEQEAGIKTAIIVANQSFLRYSQDLEDIGEDFVIGTCYIKNEEIFDKQIKDLDLRKRNANIVLIQRQNTSFLPDGNFRIQKDDLITAIAKVEDLNSVFDWFSEYE
- a CDS encoding CTP synthase, which produces MKTNYIFVTGGVISGIGKGINAASIGRLLKARGFNVFSMKLDPYLNVDPGVLSPFEHGEVYVTEDGGETDLDLGHYERFIGENLSKLSSVTSGKIFQKLLHKERDGKFEGKTVQIVPHFTDEIEKIILDIEKNKNPDFAIIEIGGTVGDLESNSFFYALAQIRYKMRDRVFFVHTSYVPFLEASGDFKSKPTQHSISLLRELGINPNLVFLRSHKTPSDYVVQKVAKYTFLNEENIIPVPDFKQVYKMPLYLEKHKVSQIILKYFNIKNKKPDLKNWKHFVSLIDKKYETKLNIAMVGKYTTFEDAYKSIIEALKISSAYSNVNIALKWIESEKIKDDEDAKQSLENIDGVIILPGFGSRGIEGKIKIANYTRQNLIPTLGICLGMQIMSINQARLKGIKNATSYEFKTDNKDEVYVLDYIRGKDSSDAIGGTLRLGASDTKIKKDTLAFSIYQKEIVSERHRHRYEIVEDYRNILEDGDFIFSGEEPNTHLAEICELKSHPFYIGTQYHPEFNARPLNPHPLFSSFIEAIKKEK